The Candidatus Acidiferrales bacterium nucleotide sequence GTGAACACGGACTGCAAGCCCGTGTCCTCGCGCTCGCTCGGCAGCTTGTCCATCTGCAGAAAGCGCTCATAGGATTTTTTCTGCACGTCAATCAGATTGGGAATCTGCACAGCCGCACGAATGCGGGCAAAGTCCAGGCGTTCCCGTTCCCTTGTTGCACGATTACCGTTACGCATGCTGGCTTACCTCATCCCTTCCGGGGAAAGAACCGGAATCGAGCCGTGCCGACACCACAGCTGCGAGTCCGGGCAGGACGCGTGACGAGATGGAGCATCTCGAAAAGACACGCGCATGGACGGATTCCTTTGTCGCCGGGCGAATTTTCGCCGCCGGCGTCACTACTTGATCTCGACCTTGGCTCCCGCTTCTTCGAACTTCTTCTTGATCGTGGCGGCTTCGTCCTTGTTGATGCCCTCTTTCACGGGCTTGGGCGCGCCGTCCACCAGGTCCTTCGCTTCCTTCAGGCCCAGGCTGGTGACTTCGCGAACCGCCTTGATCACGTTGATCTTGTTTGCGCCGACTTCCGTGAGAACGACGGTGAATTCCGTCTTCTCCTCCGCCGGAGCCGCGCCCGCCGCGCCGCCACCGCCGCCAGCCATCACGACCGGAGCAGCCGCTGCGGCAGAAACGCCGAACGTCTCTTCCATTTTCTTGACCAAGTCCGACGCTTCCAGAAGCGTCAGGCCCTTGATCTCATCCAGGATTGTTTCCACTTTGCTCGCCATCGCCTTTTCCTATCCTCCTAAAAGTTAAACTCGTTATTCCGCTTTCGCTGCCGGAGCGGCCTCTCCGCCGCCCGAGCCGAACTTGCCAGCCTTCGCGGCTTCGCTCGTTACCACTGCCAGATTGCGCGGCACCGCGGCCACTGCCGTTGCCAAGCGCTGCGCCGGTGCATTGAGCAGGAACATGATCTTGCTGATCAATTCTTCCTTGCTAGGCAACTGCGCCAGTTGCTGAATTTCTTGGATCGAAATGACGCGTCCCTCGACCCAACCTGCGCGGAACTGAAACGCGGGAACATCTTTCGCAACTTTCGTCAGCACCTTGGCCAGCGCGACGGGATCCGTCATGGTGTAAGCGATTGAGTTCGTGCCCGCGAGATTCTTCAGCAGCGGCTCAATCGGCGTCCCGGCTCCGGCGCGCTCCGCCAGCGTGTTCTTCACGACTTCGTAATGCCCGCCTGCCTTTTCCACTGCGCGCCGCAACTGCGTATCTTGTTCAACAGTGATGCCCTGGAACGTCGAAAGAATCACGGTGGATACATTCGCCAGTTCAGAGCGAAGCGAGTTCGCCTTTTCTTTCTTCTCAGCCTTCTTCATTCCCATGTACAGCTCCTTCAGAACCTTTTAGGCCGCGGTCGCCATCGCCGCATCGACTTCGGAATGATCGATCAAAATGCCCGGGCCCATCGTCGACGTGAGCGTCACGCGGCGAATGTATTTGCCCTTTGCGGCAGCGGGCTTGGCCTTGGAAACAGCGCTCAGAAGCGCCATGGCGTTCTCTGCAAGCTGCGGCGCTCCAAAACTGATCTTTCCGACCGGTGAGTGGATGATTCCCGTCTTGTCGAGCCGGAATTCCACTTTGCCGGCTTTGATTTCCTTCACGGCGCGCGCGATTTCAAATGTAACCGTGCCCGTCTTCGGATTCGGCATCAAGCCGCGCGGCCCGAGCACTTTGCCCAAGCGTCCGGCGGACTTCATCATGTCCGGCGTGGCGATGACGG carries:
- the rplL gene encoding 50S ribosomal protein L7/L12; this translates as MASKVETILDEIKGLTLLEASDLVKKMEETFGVSAAAAAPVVMAGGGGGAAGAAPAEEKTEFTVVLTEVGANKINVIKAVREVTSLGLKEAKDLVDGAPKPVKEGINKDEAATIKKKFEEAGAKVEIK
- the rplJ gene encoding 50S ribosomal protein L10 → MGMKKAEKKEKANSLRSELANVSTVILSTFQGITVEQDTQLRRAVEKAGGHYEVVKNTLAERAGAGTPIEPLLKNLAGTNSIAYTMTDPVALAKVLTKVAKDVPAFQFRAGWVEGRVISIQEIQQLAQLPSKEELISKIMFLLNAPAQRLATAVAAVPRNLAVVTSEAAKAGKFGSGGGEAAPAAKAE
- the rplA gene encoding 50S ribosomal protein L1, with amino-acid sequence MGKVGGKKIQNARKLVETRAYKLGEAAELLKKAHFVKFDETVELAINLGVDPKQSDQMVRGTVVLPHGLGKSKRVLVIASGEKVREAEEAGADFVGGEDMVTKIAGGWTDYDAVIATPDMMKSAGRLGKVLGPRGLMPNPKTGTVTFEIARAVKEIKAGKVEFRLDKTGIIHSPVGKISFGAPQLAENAMALLSAVSKAKPAAAKGKYIRRVTLTSTMGPGILIDHSEVDAAMATAA